From a single Staphylococcus epidermidis genomic region:
- a CDS encoding aldo/keto reductase yields MQKNILKSGIEISELGLGCMSLGTDYKKAQPIIESAIDNGITYFDTADIYDQGVNEEIVGKALKKYQNRDDIVIGTKVGNRLTDDGHMTWDPSKKHIKESVKGSLKRLGLNHLDLYQLHGGTIDDPLDETISAFDELKQEGYIRAYGISSIRPNVIDYYLKNSQIETLMSQFNLIDNRPESLINDVHDKQVKILARGPVFKGLLTSKSVDVIDEKFKNGVLDYTQDELGSTIASIKELESNLTALSFKYLTSHDAMGSIIVGASSVEQLEENVRNYYKEISLDQIKSARNRVKDIEYTQHLK; encoded by the coding sequence ATGCAAAAAAATATTCTAAAAAGTGGCATCGAAATTTCTGAACTTGGGTTAGGTTGCATGAGTTTAGGCACAGATTATAAAAAAGCGCAACCAATTATTGAAAGTGCAATTGATAATGGTATTACGTATTTTGATACTGCAGATATTTACGATCAAGGAGTTAATGAAGAAATTGTTGGTAAAGCCTTAAAAAAATATCAAAATCGTGATGACATCGTTATCGGAACTAAAGTTGGAAATCGATTAACTGACGATGGACATATGACGTGGGATCCTTCGAAAAAACATATTAAAGAAAGTGTTAAGGGATCATTGAAACGATTAGGATTAAACCATTTAGACTTATATCAATTACATGGCGGAACAATAGATGATCCTCTAGACGAAACTATTAGTGCATTTGATGAATTAAAGCAAGAAGGATATATTCGTGCATATGGAATTTCATCTATACGGCCTAACGTGATAGACTATTATCTTAAAAATAGTCAAATTGAAACACTTATGTCCCAGTTTAATTTAATAGATAATCGCCCTGAAAGTCTTATTAATGACGTTCATGATAAGCAAGTTAAAATTCTAGCACGTGGCCCTGTATTTAAAGGTTTATTAACTTCAAAAAGTGTTGATGTTATAGATGAAAAATTTAAAAACGGTGTGTTAGATTACACTCAAGACGAATTAGGTAGCACGATTGCTTCTATTAAAGAATTGGAAAGTAATTTAACCGCGTTATCATTTAAATATTTAACTTCTCATGATGCTATGGGGTCAATTATTGTAGGAGCTAGTAGCGTTGAACAACTTGAAGAGAATGTCCGCAATTATTATAAAGAAATCAGTTTAGATCAAATCAAATCTGCACGTAATAGAGTTAAAGATATTGAATATACACAACATTTGAAATAA
- a CDS encoding SDR family NAD(P)-dependent oxidoreductase, producing the protein MIGKHFIITGATSGLGFAITNELLQRGAHVTILARNIDKFNRIKENYFKPEHINVIKCDLMQRKDIESLQKFLNTPINGFIYSSGVGYFKSISEHSTREVVETYEVNLTNFNLLYKVIQPQLVKAAYIVGISSQAALVSQANAAHYGASKAGFSAVLNALRLEQPELKVLNVQPGPIDTPFQKNADPTLKYFKNYRHMMIQPQQLAKQIVEGIILNKIEINQPSWMQIMLKFYQLCPRTLEKLCPNLFKNKV; encoded by the coding sequence GTGATAGGCAAACACTTTATTATAACTGGAGCAACGAGTGGGTTAGGTTTTGCAATAACCAATGAATTACTTCAAAGAGGGGCCCATGTTACTATACTTGCAAGAAATATAGATAAGTTCAATCGAATCAAAGAAAACTATTTTAAACCTGAACATATCAATGTGATTAAATGTGATTTAATGCAACGAAAAGATATTGAATCATTACAAAAATTTTTAAATACACCTATAAATGGTTTCATCTACAGTTCAGGTGTTGGATATTTTAAGTCTATAAGTGAGCATTCAACTCGTGAAGTAGTAGAAACTTACGAGGTTAATCTTACAAATTTTAATTTGTTATACAAAGTGATTCAACCACAATTAGTAAAAGCAGCATATATCGTTGGTATATCTAGTCAAGCTGCTCTTGTTTCACAGGCTAATGCGGCACATTACGGTGCATCGAAAGCAGGGTTTAGCGCCGTTCTTAATGCATTGAGATTAGAACAACCGGAATTAAAAGTGCTCAATGTACAGCCCGGTCCAATAGATACACCATTCCAAAAAAACGCAGATCCTACTCTAAAGTATTTTAAAAATTATAGACACATGATGATACAACCTCAACAACTTGCCAAGCAAATAGTGGAAGGAATAATACTAAATAAAATTGAAATTAATCAACCATCATGGATGCAAATAATGCTTAAATTTTATCAATTATGTCCACGTACACTAGAAAAATTATGTCCAAATCTATTTAAAAATAAAGTTTAA
- a CDS encoding segregation and condensation protein A: protein MYEVKLDAFNGPLDLLLHLIQKYEIDIYDIPMKALTEQYMQYVHAMNQLEINVASEYLVMASELLMIKSKLLLPQTSIEEDIEEDPREDLVGRLIEYQNYKEYTEILNTMKEERDLYFTKHPTDLTHLETNESWDPNQTIDLTELIVAYQRVKNRVELNTPKSVEIKKETFTIQQATAQVTERLKQHESFNFFSLFTFHEPVEQVVTHFLAILEMSKSGIVNIKQTKQFDDIDIIRGVNYSIG, encoded by the coding sequence ATGTATGAAGTAAAACTCGATGCATTTAATGGTCCATTAGACTTATTATTGCATCTAATTCAAAAATATGAAATTGATATTTATGATATCCCTATGAAAGCCTTAACTGAACAGTACATGCAATATGTTCATGCGATGAATCAGCTAGAAATTAATGTTGCTAGTGAATATTTAGTTATGGCATCAGAATTACTAATGATTAAAAGTAAATTACTATTGCCTCAAACGAGCATCGAAGAAGATATAGAAGAGGATCCTCGTGAGGATTTAGTAGGAAGACTTATTGAGTATCAAAACTATAAAGAATATACTGAAATATTAAATACTATGAAAGAAGAACGCGATCTTTATTTTACTAAACATCCGACGGACCTTACTCATTTAGAGACAAATGAATCGTGGGATCCTAATCAAACGATTGATTTAACTGAATTGATTGTAGCTTATCAAAGAGTAAAAAATCGAGTTGAACTTAACACTCCTAAATCTGTAGAAATTAAAAAAGAAACCTTTACGATTCAACAAGCTACAGCACAGGTTACCGAACGATTAAAACAACATGAATCGTTTAACTTTTTCAGTTTATTTACATTTCATGAACCGGTCGAACAAGTTGTTACTCATTTTTTGGCAATTTTAGAAATGTCAAAATCAGGAATAGTTAATATCAAACAAACTAAACAATTTGATGACATTGACATAATTAGAGGAGTGAACTATAGCATTGGATAA
- the proC gene encoding pyrroline-5-carboxylate reductase, producing the protein MKLVFYGAGNMAQAIFTGIINSNNLNANDIYLTNKSNEQALKSFAEKLGVNYSYDDEALLKDADYVFLGTKPHDFENLANRIREHITNDNRFISIMAGLSIDYIRQQLNTNNPLARIMPNTNAQVGHSVTGISFSNNFDPKSKNEVDELINAFGSVIEVSEEHLHQVTAITGSGPAFLYHVFEQYVKAGTELGLERNQVEESIRNLIIGTSKMIERSDLSMSQLRKNITSKGGTTQAGLDALSQYDIVSMFEDCLGAAVNRSMELSHKEDE; encoded by the coding sequence ATGAAACTTGTATTTTATGGTGCTGGTAATATGGCGCAGGCAATTTTTACTGGAATTATTAATTCCAACAATTTAAATGCAAATGATATTTATTTAACTAATAAATCCAATGAACAAGCATTAAAAAGCTTTGCAGAAAAATTAGGGGTTAATTATAGTTATGATGATGAAGCATTACTCAAAGATGCCGATTATGTATTTTTAGGTACAAAGCCCCATGATTTTGAAAATTTAGCTAATCGTATTAGAGAACACATTACTAATGATAATAGGTTTATTTCTATAATGGCAGGTTTATCTATTGATTATATTCGTCAGCAGCTTAATACCAATAATCCATTAGCTCGTATTATGCCAAATACAAATGCTCAAGTTGGACATTCGGTTACTGGAATAAGTTTTTCAAATAATTTTGATCCTAAATCTAAAAATGAAGTGGATGAATTAATCAATGCATTTGGATCAGTTATAGAAGTCTCCGAAGAACATCTACATCAAGTTACTGCAATTACAGGAAGTGGGCCTGCATTTTTATATCATGTATTTGAACAATATGTAAAAGCAGGTACAGAATTAGGTTTAGAACGAAATCAAGTCGAAGAATCTATACGCAATTTAATTATTGGAACAAGTAAAATGATTGAGCGTTCAGACTTAAGTATGTCTCAATTAAGGAAAAATATTACATCTAAAGGTGGTACTACACAAGCTGGACTTGATGCACTATCTCAATATGATATTGTATCGATGTTTGAAGATTGTTTAGGTGCAGCTGTGAATAGAAGTATGGAATTATCACATAAAGAAGATGAATAA
- a CDS encoding DUF309 domain-containing protein, whose translation MDQSLMDYYYQFHKHQHYFLCHDILEDAWKSQNTFSKHDAVVSLILFATANYHYRRGNLKGALKSFEKALLTINHAKDDTQLHLNINEFKQLIVKMIEAVKLQKQFTPLQLPIEPEFQTLIKRKYPDYLFTSQIIKEPYIVDHHIKRDRTEVIKNRERALFHRQYRNKSNKKDQ comes from the coding sequence ATGGATCAATCATTAATGGATTATTATTATCAATTTCATAAGCATCAACATTACTTCCTATGTCATGATATTTTAGAAGATGCTTGGAAATCACAAAATACTTTTTCAAAACATGATGCAGTAGTAAGTCTCATTTTGTTTGCAACAGCTAATTATCACTATCGTCGTGGGAATTTAAAAGGCGCATTAAAATCTTTTGAAAAAGCTTTATTAACTATTAACCACGCTAAAGATGACACTCAATTACACCTTAATATCAATGAATTTAAACAACTTATTGTGAAAATGATTGAAGCAGTAAAATTACAAAAACAATTTACTCCGTTACAATTACCTATTGAACCAGAGTTTCAGACACTTATTAAACGTAAATATCCGGATTATTTGTTTACCTCTCAAATAATTAAGGAACCTTATATTGTTGATCATCATATTAAACGTGACAGAACTGAAGTGATAAAAAATAGAGAACGTGCTCTATTCCATAGACAGTATCGAAACAAAAGCAATAAAAAAGACCAGTAA
- the xerD gene encoding site-specific tyrosine recombinase XerD, giving the protein MNTIIEEYLNFIQIEKGLSNNTIGAYRRDLKKYKDYLEDNKISHIDFIDRQIIQECLGHLIDMGQSSKSLARFISTIRSFHQFALREKYAAKDPTVLIETPKYEKKLPDVLEIDEVIALLETPDLTKNNGYRDRTMLELLYATGMRVTEIIQLDVEDVNLMMGFVRVFGKGNKERIVPLGDTVIEYLTTYIETVRPQLLKQTTTQALFLNMHGKSLSRQGIWKIIKQYGLKANINKTLTPHTLRHSFATHLLENGADLRAVQEMLGHSDISTTQLYTHVSKSQIRKMYTQFHPRA; this is encoded by the coding sequence ATGAATACTATCATTGAAGAATATTTAAATTTCATTCAAATTGAAAAAGGATTAAGTAACAATACTATAGGAGCGTATCGAAGAGATTTAAAAAAATATAAAGATTATCTTGAAGATAACAAGATTTCACATATCGATTTTATTGATAGACAAATTATCCAAGAGTGTCTTGGACACCTTATAGATATGGGGCAATCTTCAAAATCTCTCGCAAGGTTTATTTCTACAATAAGAAGCTTTCATCAGTTTGCATTACGCGAAAAATATGCTGCTAAAGACCCAACTGTTTTAATTGAAACACCCAAATATGAAAAGAAATTACCAGATGTGCTTGAAATAGACGAAGTAATAGCATTACTGGAAACGCCTGATTTAACTAAGAATAATGGATATCGTGATCGTACGATGTTGGAGCTTTTATACGCCACAGGTATGCGTGTAACTGAAATTATTCAATTAGATGTTGAAGACGTAAACTTAATGATGGGATTTGTAAGAGTTTTCGGGAAAGGGAATAAGGAAAGAATCGTTCCCTTAGGAGATACCGTCATCGAATATTTAACTACATATATTGAAACCGTAAGACCTCAATTACTCAAACAAACCACAACTCAAGCGCTATTTCTTAACATGCATGGAAAGTCTTTATCAAGACAAGGCATTTGGAAAATCATTAAACAATATGGTTTGAAAGCTAATATCAATAAAACGCTTACACCACATACATTACGGCATTCATTTGCAACACATCTCTTAGAAAATGGTGCTGATTTAAGAGCCGTACAAGAAATGTTAGGTCACTCTGATATTTCTACAACTCAACTTTATACACATGTATCTAAATCACAAATTAGAAAAATGTATACGCAGTTTCATCCAAGAGCTTAG
- a CDS encoding pseudouridine synthase — translation MSKEQERLQKRIANSGYTSRRKAEVLITEGRVKVNGQTVTELGSKVMPSDLVEVDGIKIEQEDKIYILFYKPTQVITSVSDDRGRRVVTDYFDDLESRIYPVGRLDYDTSGVLLLTNDGEFTNLMTHPRYHIKKKYVAKLKGYLMREEIKQLEKGIELEDGYTQPAQVKIKKQDKEKNTTLVEITISEGRNRQVRRMFEYFGHQVNKLTRIQFGPIDLKGLNAGEGRVLTPHEVKILRHLAENGK, via the coding sequence ATGAGTAAAGAACAAGAGAGATTACAAAAAAGAATCGCTAATAGCGGATATACATCTCGTCGAAAAGCAGAAGTACTTATCACTGAAGGACGAGTTAAAGTCAATGGACAAACTGTAACAGAATTAGGTTCCAAAGTGATGCCATCAGATTTAGTTGAAGTTGATGGTATTAAAATCGAACAAGAAGACAAAATTTATATTTTATTTTATAAACCAACTCAAGTCATTACAAGTGTCTCTGATGATCGTGGACGTAGGGTGGTTACGGATTACTTTGATGATCTAGAATCACGTATTTATCCGGTTGGACGATTAGATTATGACACATCTGGAGTTTTATTATTAACTAATGATGGAGAATTTACTAATTTGATGACACATCCTCGATATCACATTAAAAAGAAATACGTTGCTAAATTAAAAGGTTATTTAATGAGAGAGGAAATTAAGCAACTTGAAAAAGGAATAGAATTAGAAGATGGTTACACACAACCAGCACAAGTTAAAATAAAAAAGCAAGATAAAGAAAAAAATACGACTTTAGTTGAAATTACAATTAGTGAAGGGCGAAATAGACAAGTTAGACGTATGTTTGAGTATTTCGGTCATCAAGTTAATAAGTTAACAAGAATTCAATTTGGCCCTATAGATTTAAAAGGTTTGAACGCCGGTGAAGGAAGAGTTCTTACACCACATGAAGTAAAAATATTAAGACATTTGGCAGAAAACGGTAAATAA
- the zwf gene encoding glucose-6-phosphate dehydrogenase, producing MSTKQKHIPCLITIFGATGDLSHRKLFPSIFHLYQQDNLDEHIAIIGIGRRDYNNEQFRDQVKASIQTYVKDTDRIDEFMTHVFYHKTDVSDKESYQSLLQFSERLDSEFALGGNRLFYLAMAPQFFGVISDYLKSSGLTQTTGFKRLVIEKPFGSDLKSAESLNNQIRRSFKEEEIYRIDHYLGKDMVQNIEVLRFANAMFEPLWNNKYISNIQVTSSEVLGVEDRGGYYESSGALKDMVQNHMLQMVALLAMEAPISLNSEDIRAEKVKVLKSLRQLKPEEVKKNFVRGQYDQGNIDGKQVKSYREEDRVAKDSVTPTFVSGKLTIDNFRWAGVPFYIRTGKRMKSKTIQVVVEFKEVPMNLYYETDNLLDSNLLVINIQPNEGISLHLNAKKNIQGIDTEPVQLSYAMSAQDKMNTVDAYENLLFDCLKGDATNFTHWEELKSTWKFVDAIQDQWTMVEPCFPNYEAGTNGPLESDLLLSRDGNHWWDDIH from the coding sequence TTGAGTACTAAACAAAAACACATTCCCTGTTTGATTACAATATTCGGTGCCACAGGAGATTTGAGTCATAGAAAGCTATTTCCTTCTATATTCCATTTATATCAACAAGACAATTTAGATGAACATATTGCTATTATTGGTATAGGACGTCGCGATTATAATAACGAACAATTTCGCGACCAAGTTAAAGCGTCAATTCAAACTTATGTTAAAGATACAGATAGAATTGATGAGTTTATGACGCATGTTTTTTATCATAAAACTGACGTGAGTGATAAAGAAAGTTATCAGTCATTACTTCAATTTAGTGAGCGACTAGATTCAGAATTTGCTTTAGGTGGGAATCGTCTGTTTTACTTAGCGATGGCACCACAATTTTTTGGAGTGATCTCAGATTACCTTAAATCTTCTGGTCTTACTCAAACTACAGGATTTAAACGCTTAGTTATAGAGAAACCATTTGGCAGTGATCTTAAATCTGCTGAATCATTAAATAATCAAATAAGACGTTCGTTTAAAGAAGAAGAAATTTATCGGATAGATCACTATCTTGGCAAAGATATGGTGCAAAATATAGAAGTTTTGCGATTCGCAAACGCGATGTTTGAACCTTTATGGAATAATAAATACATTTCAAATATTCAAGTTACATCATCAGAAGTATTAGGTGTCGAAGATCGTGGTGGCTACTATGAATCTAGTGGTGCACTTAAAGACATGGTACAAAATCACATGCTACAGATGGTTGCTTTACTTGCAATGGAAGCACCGATAAGTTTGAATAGTGAAGATATACGTGCAGAAAAAGTCAAAGTACTTAAATCTCTTAGACAATTAAAACCAGAAGAAGTTAAAAAGAATTTCGTGCGTGGTCAATATGATCAAGGCAATATAGATGGTAAACAGGTTAAGTCATATCGAGAAGAAGATCGCGTAGCAAAGGATTCGGTTACACCGACATTTGTATCGGGTAAATTAACAATTGATAACTTTAGATGGGCTGGAGTTCCTTTCTACATTAGAACGGGTAAACGTATGAAATCAAAAACGATACAAGTCGTAGTAGAATTTAAAGAAGTACCTATGAATTTATATTATGAAACTGACAATTTACTAGATTCTAATTTGCTAGTCATTAATATTCAACCAAATGAAGGAATTTCATTGCATTTAAATGCTAAAAAGAACATTCAAGGAATTGATACTGAGCCAGTGCAATTATCATACGCAATGAGTGCTCAAGATAAAATGAATACAGTTGATGCATATGAAAACTTATTGTTTGATTGTCTTAAAGGTGATGCGACTAATTTTACACATTGGGAAGAATTAAAATCTACTTGGAAATTTGTAGATGCAATCCAAGATCAATGGACAATGGTTGAACCATGTTTCCCTAACTATGAAGCGGGTACGAATGGACCTCTTGAAAGTGATCTTTTATTAAGTCGTGATGGAAATCATTGGTGGGATGATATCCACTAA
- a CDS encoding NUDIX hydrolase produces MRLNEKTIDRTVIYNGSIIDLEVHDVELPDGSTSKRELVFHHGAVAVCAITPENEVLLVKQFRKPADQPLLEIPAGKLEKGEDRKEAAIRELQEETGYIASDLQFVTNMYGSPGFSSEKLSIYFTDQLTVGETNLDDDEFVELHKVPLSQIDSLLKDNKIEDAKTIIALQHLLLNYNHSK; encoded by the coding sequence ATGAGATTAAACGAAAAAACAATCGATAGAACAGTTATATATAATGGTAGTATTATTGATTTAGAAGTACATGATGTTGAATTACCCGATGGTAGCACATCTAAACGTGAACTTGTATTTCATCATGGTGCGGTGGCAGTGTGTGCAATAACTCCTGAAAATGAAGTTTTATTAGTTAAACAATTTCGTAAGCCTGCAGATCAACCACTTTTGGAAATTCCCGCAGGCAAATTAGAAAAGGGTGAAGATCGTAAAGAAGCGGCTATTAGAGAACTACAAGAAGAAACAGGATATATTGCTTCAGATTTGCAATTTGTCACTAATATGTATGGGTCTCCTGGATTTTCAAGTGAAAAACTTTCTATATACTTCACAGACCAATTAACGGTTGGAGAAACCAATTTAGATGATGATGAATTTGTGGAGCTTCACAAAGTACCTTTAAGTCAAATCGATTCATTGTTAAAAGATAATAAAATTGAGGATGCCAAAACAATCATTGCATTGCAACATCTATTATTAAATTATAATCATTCTAAATAA
- the scpB gene encoding SMC-Scp complex subunit ScpB, with translation MDNIAILEALLYTSGDEGLEQKQIIDILDINLNQLEDLVSKYHSHGLTIQRYGSTYVLTTKKETSTYIEQLVKEKSKMKLSQAAMETLSIIAYNQPLTRGDIEMIRGINSDGAVKTLIARGLVEAKDVDHSRSHHLITTDLFLNVFGIENLDALPTTEEDEAEMDEFFSNLVNQKGESNE, from the coding sequence TTGGATAATATTGCAATACTTGAGGCATTACTATATACTTCTGGCGATGAAGGATTAGAACAAAAACAAATTATTGACATATTAGACATCAACCTCAATCAATTAGAAGATTTAGTTAGTAAATATCATTCACATGGCTTAACAATTCAAAGATACGGCTCAACTTATGTACTTACAACAAAAAAAGAAACTTCTACATACATAGAACAATTAGTCAAAGAAAAGTCTAAAATGAAATTATCCCAAGCAGCAATGGAAACACTCTCTATTATTGCATATAATCAACCGCTGACTCGTGGAGATATAGAAATGATTAGAGGAATTAATTCGGATGGAGCTGTAAAGACTTTAATCGCTAGGGGATTAGTAGAAGCCAAAGATGTTGATCATTCTAGAAGCCATCATTTAATAACCACAGATTTATTTCTAAATGTATTTGGAATCGAAAACTTAGATGCATTACCTACTACAGAAGAAGATGAAGCAGAAATGGATGAATTCTTTAGTAATTTAGTTAACCAAAAAGGAGAGTCAAATGAGTAA
- the rnz gene encoding ribonuclease Z encodes MEVTFFGTSAGLPTKERNTQSIALNLEPYSNSIWLFDVGEGTQHQILRHSIKLGKIDHIFITHMHGDHIFGLPGLLTSRSFQGGENKPLTIIGPKGIQNYIETSLQLSESHLNYPITYIEINQQLAYHHNGFTVQAEMLNHGIPSFGYRIEAPITPGTINVEALRGIGLEPGPKYQEVKLQETFEYKGLIYNSDDFKGKAKPGPIISIFGDTKPCENEYELAKNSDLMIHEATYIEGDKKLANNYHHSHIDDVFNLIKQANVNKSLITHISNRYNIDEVTSIYNELSLDQTSPHFYFVKDFDTFKI; translated from the coding sequence ATGGAAGTTACATTTTTCGGTACAAGTGCTGGGTTACCGACGAAAGAGAGAAACACACAATCCATTGCTTTAAATCTAGAACCATATTCAAATTCGATATGGTTATTTGATGTGGGCGAGGGAACACAACATCAAATTTTAAGACACTCTATTAAGTTAGGGAAGATAGATCATATTTTTATAACACACATGCATGGTGATCATATTTTTGGTCTCCCTGGACTTTTAACAAGTCGTTCGTTTCAAGGTGGAGAAAATAAACCCCTTACTATTATAGGGCCTAAAGGTATTCAAAATTACATAGAAACATCTTTACAACTTTCTGAATCGCATTTGAATTATCCGATTACCTATATCGAAATCAATCAACAATTAGCGTATCACCACAATGGTTTTACTGTACAAGCTGAAATGCTTAACCATGGCATACCTTCATTCGGATATCGTATTGAAGCCCCAATCACGCCTGGTACAATCAATGTAGAGGCCTTGAGAGGTATTGGACTAGAGCCTGGTCCAAAATATCAGGAAGTCAAATTACAAGAAACGTTCGAATATAAAGGATTAATTTACAATTCGGATGATTTTAAAGGTAAAGCTAAACCTGGTCCAATTATCAGTATATTTGGTGATACAAAACCGTGTGAAAATGAATATGAATTAGCAAAGAACTCAGATTTAATGATTCATGAAGCAACTTACATTGAAGGAGATAAGAAACTTGCTAATAATTACCATCATAGTCATATAGACGATGTATTTAATCTAATTAAGCAAGCTAATGTAAATAAAAGTCTTATCACTCATATCAGTAACAGATATAACATTGATGAAGTTACATCAATATACAATGAGTTATCCCTTGATCAAACTTCTCCACATTTTTATTTCGTTAAAGATTTTGATACTTTCAAAATATAA
- a CDS encoding Fur family transcriptional regulator: MEERLNRVKQQLQQSSYKLTPQREATVRVLIENEKDHLSAEDVYLKVKDKAPEIGLATVYRTLELLAEIKVLDKINFGDGVARFDLRKEGAKHFHHHLVCMECGKVEEIEEDLLPEVENRVENEFNFKILDHRLTFHGVCSECQAKNKQ, encoded by the coding sequence GTGGAAGAACGATTAAATCGCGTGAAGCAACAATTACAACAATCTTCATATAAATTGACTCCACAAAGAGAGGCAACTGTTAGAGTATTAATTGAAAATGAAAAAGATCATCTTAGCGCAGAAGATGTGTACTTAAAAGTCAAAGATAAGGCTCCAGAAATAGGATTAGCTACCGTTTATAGAACTTTAGAATTGCTAGCTGAAATAAAAGTGCTAGATAAAATAAATTTTGGTGATGGTGTAGCTCGTTTTGATTTAAGAAAAGAAGGAGCCAAGCATTTCCATCATCATCTTGTTTGTATGGAATGTGGTAAAGTTGAAGAAATTGAAGAAGATTTATTACCTGAGGTTGAAAATCGTGTTGAAAATGAGTTTAATTTCAAGATTTTAGATCACCGTTTAACGTTTCACGGTGTATGTTCTGAATGCCAAGCCAAAAATAAGCAATAA
- a CDS encoding AraC family transcriptional regulator encodes MDVIKQIQQAIVYIEDRLLEPFNLQELSDYVGLSPYHLDQSFKMIVGQSPEEYARARKMTIAANDVVNGASRLMDVAKKYRYANSNDFANDFSDFHGISPIQATTKKDELKIQQRLYIKLSTTENAPYTYRLQETDDISLVGYSRFIPTEQLSNPFNIPDFLEDLLVDGYIKELKRYNDTSPYELFVVSCPLEQGLEIFVGVPSERYPSHLESRFLPGRHYALFNLQGEIDYATNEAWYYIESSLQLTLPYERNSLYVEIYPLDISFNDPFTKIQLWLPIKQEIYDLDEGYQN; translated from the coding sequence TTGGACGTTATCAAGCAAATACAACAGGCAATTGTATATATTGAGGATCGTTTGTTAGAGCCTTTTAATTTGCAAGAATTAAGTGATTACGTTGGTCTTTCTCCGTATCATTTGGATCAATCTTTTAAGATGATAGTTGGTCAGTCCCCAGAGGAATATGCGCGTGCACGTAAAATGACAATAGCAGCAAACGATGTAGTTAATGGAGCTAGTCGATTAATGGATGTTGCTAAGAAATATCGTTATGCGAATTCTAATGATTTCGCAAATGATTTTAGCGATTTTCATGGTATCTCACCTATTCAAGCTACAACAAAAAAAGATGAACTAAAAATACAGCAACGACTGTATATAAAATTATCAACGACTGAAAATGCACCCTATACATACAGACTTCAAGAGACTGATGATATTTCTTTAGTTGGCTATTCAAGATTTATTCCTACTGAGCAATTATCAAATCCATTTAATATTCCAGACTTTTTAGAGGATCTATTAGTAGATGGTTATATTAAAGAACTTAAACGTTATAATGATACGAGCCCGTATGAATTATTTGTAGTCAGCTGTCCTCTGGAACAAGGTTTAGAAATATTTGTTGGTGTTCCGAGTGAACGTTACCCTTCACATCTTGAAAGCAGATTTTTACCTGGTCGCCATTATGCATTGTTTAATTTACAAGGTGAAATTGATTATGCTACAAACGAGGCTTGGTATTATATTGAGTCTAGCTTGCAACTTACTTTACCTTATGAGCGAAATAGTTTATATGTTGAGATTTATCCACTTGATATTTCATTTAATGACCCATTCACTAAGATTCAATTATGGTTGCCTATTAAACAAGAAATCTATGATTTAGATGAAGGTTATCAAAATTAA